A stretch of the Arachis stenosperma cultivar V10309 chromosome 6, arast.V10309.gnm1.PFL2, whole genome shotgun sequence genome encodes the following:
- the LOC130933096 gene encoding putative receptor protein kinase ZmPK1, with protein MALSKLPFLLILFCSFDLSSSAFTSLARGYSLSAEKPAQDIIVSQNGIFSAGFFEVGDNAYCFAVWYTEKTNSQNIPTVVWTANRDQPVNGKYSKLSLSHAGNLELVDAGRIQTWSSRTESHEHVELYLNDDGNLVLHELQGTVLWQSFDSPTDTLLPGQLLTRQTLLVSGRSESNRSSGFYNLLFDSDNVLSLLYNGPDVSSSYWPVPWLVSWQAGRFTYNSSRVAVLNSLGEFSSSDNYTIRTSDYGLALQRRLTLDSDGNLRVYSRDLSQRKWYVSWQAIADSCNIHGICGPNSVCSFDQKNGRKCSCLPWYRVKNQNDWSYGCEPAFTLTCNKSESTFLELQNVELYGYDNNFVKNHTYSYCETLCIEDCNCKGFQYSFDEGSGQFLCYTKIQLRNGEHSPQLTGVTYLRVPRAKSFSSSRESVKKDDHICDVQIYREYIKKHVNRFSYLFLWFAIALGAFEMVCILVVWCFLMRTNPKSGIDQHGYQLVKLGFRKFSYSELKEATKGFSQEIGRGAGGIVYRGLLSDQRLVAIKKLNEAKEGEDGFLAEVSTIGRLNHMNLIEMWGYCAEGKHRLLVYEYMENGSLADCLSLNNTLDWSKMYNIALGTARGLAYLHEECLEWILHCDIKPQNILLDSNYEPKVSDFGLSKLLNRDNLKDSKFSMIRGTRGYMAPEWIFNLPITSKVDVYSYGVVLLEMITGRTATADIQAVNGVDTYNGRLKTSVREKRRVASWAEKIVDPPIGTDSDVNKMKVLVAVALKCVEEDKDARPTMSQVVEMLQCHDTDP; from the exons ATGGCTTTGTCAAAGCTACCGTTTCTTCTGATCTTGTTTTGTTCATTTGATCTCTCGTCTTCTGCATTTACATCACTTGCCAGGGGCTATTCTCTCTCTGCAGAGAAACCTGCACAAGACATCATTGTGTCGCAAAACGGCATCTTCTCCGCCGGGTTTTTCGAAGTCGGCGACAACGCTTACTGCTTCGCCGTGTGGTACACCGAAAAGACTAATTCCCAAAATATCCCTACCGTCGTTTGGACTGCGAATCGTGACCAACCGGTGAACGGAAAGTACTCCAAGCTTTCCCTCTCGCACGCCGGTAATCTTGAATTAGTGGATGCAG GTCGGATCCAAACTTGGTCTTCAAGAACAGAATCACATGAACATGTAGAATTGTACCTCAATGATGATGGAAATCTGGTTTTACATGAGTTGCAAGGAACTGTTCTATGGCAAAGTTTTGACTCTCCAACTGACACACTCCTTCCTGGCCAGCTTCTTACCAGACAAACACTACTAGTATCTGGAAGAAGCGAAAGCAACCGATCTTCCGGTTTCTATAACTTGTTATTTGACAGTGACAATGTTCTTAGTCTTCTTTACAACGGCCCTGATGTTTCAAGCTCTTATTGGCCAGTTCCTTGGCTTGTAAGTTGGCAAGCTGGTAGGTTTACTTATAATAGCAGCAGAGTTGCAGTGCTGAATTCTCTTGGAGAGTTCAGTTCGTCGGATAATTATACCATTAGAACATCTGACTATGGTTTGGCTCTACAAAGAAGACTAACATTAGATTCTGATGGAAATCTTCGTGTGTATAGTCGAGATCTGTCACAACGAAAATGGTATGTTTCTTGGCAAGCCATTGCTGATAGCTGCAACATTCATGGAATTTGTGGACCTAATTCTGTATGTAGTTTTGATCAAAAGAATGGAAGGAAATGTTCTTGTCTTCCATGGTATAGAGTGAAGAATCAAAATGATTGGTCTTATGGGTGTGAACCTGCGTTTACCCTTACTTGCAACAAAAGTGAGTCTACCTTCTTGGAGTTACAGAATGTTGAGCTTTATGGTTATGACAATAATTTTGTCAAAAATCATACCTACAGTTACTGTGAGACTTTATGCATAGAAGACTGCAATTGCAAAGGTTTCCAATACTCATTTGATGAGGGAAGTGGCCAATTCTTGTGCTATACCAAAATACAATTGCGCAATGGAGAACATTCACCGCAGTTAACAGGAGTAACCTACTTGAGAGTTCCAAGAGCTAAGAGTTTTTCCAGCAGTAGAGAATCTGTTAAGAAAGATGATCACATTTGTGATGTACAAATTTATAGAGAGTATATTAAAAAACATGTAAATCGCTTCTCATACTTATTCTTGTGGTTTGCTATTGCGCTTGGAGCTTTTGAAATGGTTTGCATTCTTGTAGTTTGGTGTTTCTTGATGAGGACCAACCCAAAATCTGGTATAGATCAGCATGGCTACCAGCTTGTGAAATTGGGATTTAGGAAATTTAGTTACTCAGAGctgaaagaagcaacaaaagGGTTCAGCCAAGAGATTGGAAGGGGCGCAGGAGGAATTGTATACAGAGGACTATTGTCGGATCAAAGGCTTGTCGCGATAAAAAAACTCAACGAagctaaagaaggagaagatggaTTCCTTGCTGAAGTAAGCACCATTGGGAGGCTCAACCACATGAACTTGATTGAAATGTGGGGATATTGTGCAGAGGGAAAACATAGGCTTCTGGTGTATGAGTACATGGAAAATGGTTCTTTGGCAGATTGCCTCTCATTGAATAATACACTTGACTGGAGCAAGATGTATAACATTGCGCTCGGAACAGCGAGAGGTCTAGCATATTTACATGAAGAATGCTTGGAATGGATTCTGCATTGTGATATAAAGCCGCAAAACATACTTCTTGATTCAAACTATGAACCAAAGGTATCAGATTTTGGCTTGTCTAAGCTGCTAAATAGAGATAACCTCAAGGATTCTAAATTCTCAATGATCAGAGGAACCAGAGGATATATGGCACCTGAGTGGATTTTTAACTTACCAATCACATCTAAAGTCGACGTGTATAGCTATGGAGTTGTTCTGTTGGAGATGATAACTGGAAGAACTGCAACAGCAGATATCCAAGCAGTTAATGGAGTAGACACATACAATGGGAGGCTCAAAACATCTGTGAGAGAGAAAAGGCGAGTGGCATCATGGGCGGAGAAAATCGTTGATCCACCCATTGGGACAGATTCTGATGTGAATAAGATGAAGGTCTTAGTTGCAGTGGCTTTGAAATGTGTAGAGGAAGACAAAGATGCACGACCAACTATGAGCCAAGTGGTTGAGATGCTTCAGTGCCATGACACAGATCCTTAG